In Candidatus Hydrogenedentota bacterium, a single window of DNA contains:
- a CDS encoding DUF4340 domain-containing protein, whose translation MRIRSTFVLAVLLALLCAGYWYLTRREQETARRTIEEKRLAAFPAEDVRRVSVRQAGAASVTAERDETGAWRIVEPADGIPAHAGRWNDLAETIATLMNARTIEEAPADLARFGLDAPALVVTADAKDGARLQLAFGKTEPIQVNRYTRVNDGPVVLVADRAFLRLNRPLEELRDRRMFSLALEAVRRIEFVRIWDGRGEPPPGAPVEVGAELGRVVVVRDSAEGVWRVVEPVAAAADQERVGALLQELPQLVGENFVDQPEDLSDYGLKPGWARLTVADETGAVTESLLLGAADLAGGGVLFVKRADQAAVCRLDPYFANFLPLTRTHFRDARLITRPVRGLNALRYVSRDDEFILRKDPAAGWRLVSPPAEQTDQAAVSTLIGELVRMTALDFPAGAPEDYALSDPEITLWLGFEGETGSVQMRFGPGPEGQDAYFATQDTGAVVMLPGNALAAVRRSSRDLQSFELMRFVRDNAVKITITLDDRQVVLENRAGVWQVAVPPNCVLQNQDDARRLLEILSPLKADAALPAPEDLAVYGLDRPAFSASVEVIVPEEPGRTQVLGPLFVGAPAGGQPQRRYALLAGRDGTYLVEQALLDGVREALRGVREADR comes from the coding sequence ATGAGAATCCGTTCGACCTTCGTGCTCGCCGTACTGCTGGCGCTATTGTGCGCGGGCTACTGGTACCTGACGCGCCGCGAACAGGAGACTGCACGCCGGACCATCGAGGAGAAACGGCTTGCCGCGTTTCCCGCCGAGGATGTCCGCCGCGTCTCGGTGCGGCAGGCCGGCGCCGCCAGCGTAACGGCGGAGCGGGACGAAACGGGTGCGTGGCGGATCGTCGAGCCCGCGGACGGCATTCCCGCGCATGCGGGGCGATGGAACGACCTCGCGGAGACGATTGCCACACTGATGAATGCGCGCACAATCGAGGAAGCGCCCGCGGATCTCGCGCGCTTCGGCCTCGACGCGCCCGCGCTTGTCGTGACCGCGGACGCAAAGGACGGCGCCCGCCTGCAACTCGCTTTCGGCAAGACCGAACCTATTCAGGTGAACCGGTACACGCGCGTGAACGACGGCCCCGTGGTGCTTGTCGCGGACCGCGCGTTTCTTCGGCTGAACCGGCCGCTCGAGGAATTGCGCGACCGGCGCATGTTCTCTCTCGCGCTGGAGGCCGTGCGGCGCATCGAATTCGTCCGCATCTGGGACGGTCGCGGCGAGCCGCCGCCCGGCGCGCCGGTCGAAGTGGGCGCCGAATTGGGCAGGGTCGTCGTTGTCCGCGACAGTGCCGAAGGCGTCTGGCGAGTGGTGGAACCCGTTGCCGCGGCCGCCGACCAGGAGCGTGTCGGCGCGCTGCTGCAGGAACTGCCGCAACTTGTGGGCGAGAATTTTGTCGACCAGCCGGAGGACTTGAGCGACTACGGTCTGAAACCGGGCTGGGCGCGCCTGACGGTCGCGGACGAGACCGGCGCGGTGACCGAATCGCTCCTGCTCGGCGCGGCGGACCTTGCGGGCGGCGGCGTTCTGTTCGTGAAACGGGCGGACCAGGCGGCTGTGTGCCGGCTCGACCCCTACTTCGCGAATTTCCTGCCGCTGACCCGGACCCATTTCCGTGATGCGCGGCTGATTACGCGCCCGGTTCGCGGGCTGAACGCGTTGCGGTACGTCTCGCGAGACGACGAGTTCATCCTGCGCAAAGACCCCGCGGCGGGGTGGCGGCTTGTCTCGCCGCCGGCCGAGCAGACGGACCAGGCGGCTGTCTCGACGCTGATCGGCGAACTCGTGCGCATGACGGCGCTCGATTTCCCGGCCGGCGCGCCCGAGGATTACGCCCTCAGCGACCCGGAAATTACGCTCTGGCTTGGTTTTGAAGGCGAGACCGGCTCCGTGCAGATGCGGTTCGGCCCCGGGCCGGAAGGCCAAGATGCCTACTTCGCCACACAGGATACAGGCGCCGTTGTCATGCTGCCCGGCAACGCGCTGGCCGCGGTGCGCCGTTCGAGCCGCGATTTGCAGTCCTTCGAGTTGATGCGATTTGTCCGGGACAACGCCGTGAAGATTACCATTACGCTGGATGACCGGCAGGTCGTGCTCGAGAATCGCGCCGGCGTCTGGCAGGTGGCCGTTCCCCCGAATTGCGTCCTGCAGAATCAGGATGACGCCAGGCGCCTGCTTGAAATCCTCTCGCCTTTGAAAGCGGATGCCGCGCTGCCCGCGCCGGAAGACCTCGCGGTCTACGGCCTGGACCGCCCCGCGTTCTCCGCGAGCGTCGAGGTAATTGTGCCGGAAGAGCCCGGGCGCACTCAGGTGTTGGGCCCGCTCTTCGTGGGCGCGCCCGCAGGCGGGCAGCCGCAGCGCCGCTACGCCCTGCTGGCGGGCCGCGACGGGACCTACCTGGTCGAGCAGGCCCTCCTGGACGGGGTGCGCGAGGCGTTACGAGGGGTACGGGAAGCAGACCGTTAA